A single genomic interval of Elusimicrobiota bacterium harbors:
- the ilvN gene encoding acetolactate synthase small subunit — translation MRHTLSALVENKSGVLARIATLFAARGYNIDSLAVGETDDPSVSRMTIAVRGDVKILEQIEKQLNKLVDVIKVFEYSETKHIERDMALIKVQANKTNRPEILQIVDIFRADIIDVCHETLMVEITGDEEKIQALIDMLKPFGIKEMVRTGIVAMARG, via the coding sequence ATGCGACATACGTTATCAGCTTTAGTTGAAAATAAATCAGGTGTATTAGCCAGGATTGCTACCCTTTTTGCAGCCAGAGGTTACAATATAGATTCTCTCGCGGTTGGCGAAACGGATGACCCGAGTGTTTCAAGAATGACTATAGCGGTGCGGGGAGACGTGAAAATTTTAGAACAAATAGAAAAACAGCTTAATAAGCTGGTTGATGTTATAAAAGTATTTGAGTATTCGGAAACCAAACATATTGAAAGAGACATGGCTTTAATAAAAGTACAGGCCAACAAGACGAACAGGCCGGAGATTCTGCAGATAGTCGATATTTTCCGTGCGGACATTATCGATGTCTGCCATGAAACCCTTATGGTTGAGATTACCGGGGATGAAGAAAAAATCCAGGCCCTGATAGACATGTTGAAGCCGTTCGGCATAAAAGAAATGGTCAGGACCGGTATAGTCGCTATGGCCAGGGGTTGA